One part of the Anser cygnoides isolate HZ-2024a breed goose chromosome 9, Taihu_goose_T2T_genome, whole genome shotgun sequence genome encodes these proteins:
- the ITM2C gene encoding integral membrane protein 2C isoform X2, whose protein sequence is MVKIGVQQPPAALKPEQEKEKAAGGDGAAGAVLLPPGAEEQAPAVQSRRSSLSGVCYLTMGLLVLLLGLVFASMYVYRYFFITQLPRESVFHCGVLYEDSLYSPFKGQLELHEDVKIYIEENYEQINVPVPQFGGSDPADIIHDFQRGLTAYHDITLDKCYVIELNTTIVMPPRNLWELLVNVKKGTYLPQTYIIQEEMIATEHVHDMEQLGSFIYRLCSGKETYRLKRRSARRRISRREAGNCHRIRHFENTFVVETVICKKS, encoded by the exons atGGTGAAGATCGGCGTCCAGCAGCCGCCCGCGGCGCTCAAGCCCgagcaggagaaggagaaggcGGCGGGGGGCGATGGGGCGGCGGGCGCCGTGCTGCTGCCGCCGGGCGCC gaggagcaggctCCCGCGGTGCAGAGCCGGAGGTCATCGCTCAGTGGGGTGTGCTACTTGACCATGGGTCTCCTCGTACTGCTCCTCGGCTTGGTCTTCGCTTCGATGTATGTCTACAGATACTTCTTCATCACCCAG CTTCCCCGTGAGAGCGTGTTTCACTGCGGCGTCCTTTACGAAGACTCGCTGTACTCGCCGTTCAaggggcagctggagctgcatgAAGACGTCAAGATTTACATTGAGGAGAACTATGAGCAAATCAATGTCCCGGTGCCGCAGTTCGGAGGGAGCGACCCTGCAGATATCATCCACGATTTCCAGAGA GGTCTGACAGCTTATCATGACATAACGCTGGATAAATGCTACGTCATCGAGCTGAACACCACTATCGTGATGCCTCCACGCAAcctgtgggagctgctggtTAACGTGAAG AAAGGGACGTACCTGCCTCAGACGTACATCATCCAGGAGGAGATGATCGCGACGGAGCACGTCCATGACATGGAGCAGCTCGGCTCCTTCATCTACCGCCTCTGCAGCGGCAAGGAGACCTACAGGCTGAAGCGGAGGAGCGCCAGGAGAC GTATCAGTCGACGTGAGGCTGGGAACTGTCATCGTATTCGTCACTTTGAAAACACTTTTGTGGTTGAAACTGTTATCTGCAAAAAATCATGA
- the ITM2C gene encoding integral membrane protein 2C isoform X1 yields the protein MVKIGVQQPPAALKPEQEKEKAAGGDGAAGAVLLPPGAEEQAPAVQSRRSSLSGVCYLTMGLLVLLLGLVFASMYVYRYFFITQISSPQLPRESVFHCGVLYEDSLYSPFKGQLELHEDVKIYIEENYEQINVPVPQFGGSDPADIIHDFQRGLTAYHDITLDKCYVIELNTTIVMPPRNLWELLVNVKKGTYLPQTYIIQEEMIATEHVHDMEQLGSFIYRLCSGKETYRLKRRSARRRISRREAGNCHRIRHFENTFVVETVICKKS from the exons atGGTGAAGATCGGCGTCCAGCAGCCGCCCGCGGCGCTCAAGCCCgagcaggagaaggagaaggcGGCGGGGGGCGATGGGGCGGCGGGCGCCGTGCTGCTGCCGCCGGGCGCC gaggagcaggctCCCGCGGTGCAGAGCCGGAGGTCATCGCTCAGTGGGGTGTGCTACTTGACCATGGGTCTCCTCGTACTGCTCCTCGGCTTGGTCTTCGCTTCGATGTATGTCTACAGATACTTCTTCATCACCCA GATCTCATCCCCACAGCTTCCCCGTGAGAGCGTGTTTCACTGCGGCGTCCTTTACGAAGACTCGCTGTACTCGCCGTTCAaggggcagctggagctgcatgAAGACGTCAAGATTTACATTGAGGAGAACTATGAGCAAATCAATGTCCCGGTGCCGCAGTTCGGAGGGAGCGACCCTGCAGATATCATCCACGATTTCCAGAGA GGTCTGACAGCTTATCATGACATAACGCTGGATAAATGCTACGTCATCGAGCTGAACACCACTATCGTGATGCCTCCACGCAAcctgtgggagctgctggtTAACGTGAAG AAAGGGACGTACCTGCCTCAGACGTACATCATCCAGGAGGAGATGATCGCGACGGAGCACGTCCATGACATGGAGCAGCTCGGCTCCTTCATCTACCGCCTCTGCAGCGGCAAGGAGACCTACAGGCTGAAGCGGAGGAGCGCCAGGAGAC GTATCAGTCGACGTGAGGCTGGGAACTGTCATCGTATTCGTCACTTTGAAAACACTTTTGTGGTTGAAACTGTTATCTGCAAAAAATCATGA
- the LOC106040279 gene encoding lysophosphatidic acid receptor 6-like, which produces MQLTLQPSKKTRDSRILQAKKEKKSRNSATVLEKAQSMPGDTNHNSTNNISPEVELFQLIMYTPTFTLGLLFNVMALSFLFFKAKKLSESTVYMIALIFLDTLLLFTLPFKIISYHHPNTWELGSVFCSILESLYFVNMYGSILISLCICIDRYIAIGHPFTAPTLRSTKKAAVVCAVICLGVSAGTVSTFQLHDEGHNISSCFHNFSKSTWENTALFSALETTFFGSMTAMAFCTVQIVRCLRKRRKPDNPQTYATRAEKIVVANFITFLVCFTPYHVTFFLYFLVKNGIMHMASQPKLRDILQITLCWANLNCCLDGVCYYFVLKESLESPLQKSERTARKKLDPHATFGDAFTKTTGS; this is translated from the exons ATGCAGCTCACTCTGCAGCCTTCAAAGAAAACACGAGACTCAAGAATACTACAAgccaagaaggagaaaaagtcCAGGAACAGCGCTACAGTGCTAGAGAAAGCCCAAAG TATGCCTGGAGATACGAATCACAACAGTACCAACAACATCAGCCCCGAAGTAGAACTGTTCCAGCTGATCATGTACACTCCCACGTTTACCCTGGGATTGCTGTTCAATGTGATGGCATTGTCGTTCCTGTTTTTTAAGGCTAAAAAGCTGTCAGAATCTACAGTCTACATGATAGCCCTCATCTTCCTGGATACTTTGCTGCTGTTCACTCTtccatttaaaatcatttcctaTCACCATCCAAACACGTGGGAATTGGGGTCTGTGTTTTGCTCCATCTTGGAGAGTCTTTACTTTGTAAACATGTATGGCAGCATCCTCATCTCCCTCTGCATCTGCATAGATCGCTACATTGCTATCGGGCACCCTTTCACGGCTCCCACCCTGCGATCCACCAAGAAAGCTGCTGTGGTCTGCGCTGTCATCTGCCTGGGGGTCTCAGCTGGAACTGTCTCTACTTTCCAATTGCATGACGAGGGCCACAACATCTCATCCTGCTTCCATAACTTCTCCAAAAGCACATGGGAAAACACAGCCCTGTTCAGCGCCCTGGAGACCACCTTCTTTGGCAGCATGACAGCCATGGCCTTCTGCACCGTTCAGATCGTCAGATGTCTGAGAAAGCGCAGGAAACCAGACAACCCCCAGACGTATGCCACCAGAGCAGAGAAGATAGTAGTGGCAAACTTCATCACGTTTTTGGTCTGTTTCACACCTTACCATGTGACATTCTTCCTGTACTTTTTGGTGAAAAATGGCATCATGCACATGGCTTCTCAGCCAAAGCTACGAGACATCCTTCAAATCACCCTTTGCTGGGCAAACTTGAACTGCTGTCTGGATGGGGtctgttattattttgttttaaaggagtCCTTGGAAAGCCCATTACAAAAGAGTGAAAGAACAGCCAGAAAAAAGCTTGATCCACATGCTACATTTGGAGATGCTTTCACGAAAACAACAGGATCCTGA